One Corynebacterium uterequi DNA segment encodes these proteins:
- a CDS encoding urea transporter → MNSIRALAASTHPLTWVPRSIAQIFFLPSWPTGVLIAAGVAAWSVPAAALLIVAAAVATVVAVVIGHRAEAADGLMGFNGALVGIAGYSLTDTFTAGLVVAIAGAALSVFLYIYASRWLAAVSLPAATAPFCALASVVALAGRGGGEVTSVGVGLANSFAEVVLADGLAAGVLVAAGVAVGSPRLAAWGVAGAVIALSLETSVHGFAAAGTGLASYSSVLVAMAIGGVFCPEWSTVRRTLAVVAGALLAVVVTWGFAGVGVAAFTWPFVLVTWAACGVYRASNGASVSA, encoded by the coding sequence GTGAACTCGATTCGTGCCCTTGCTGCCTCCACCCACCCGCTGACGTGGGTTCCGCGCAGCATCGCCCAGATTTTCTTCCTGCCCTCCTGGCCGACGGGGGTGCTCATCGCCGCCGGGGTGGCAGCCTGGTCGGTGCCGGCGGCAGCATTGCTGATAGTGGCCGCCGCCGTCGCCACGGTTGTGGCAGTAGTGATCGGGCACCGCGCCGAGGCCGCCGACGGCCTCATGGGTTTTAACGGCGCGTTGGTGGGCATCGCCGGATACTCGCTCACCGACACCTTCACCGCGGGGCTGGTCGTGGCGATCGCCGGGGCGGCGCTCAGCGTCTTTCTGTATATATACGCGTCTCGTTGGCTGGCGGCCGTGAGCCTGCCGGCGGCCACCGCACCGTTTTGTGCCCTCGCCTCTGTGGTGGCCCTTGCCGGCCGCGGCGGCGGGGAGGTCACGAGCGTCGGCGTCGGACTGGCCAATAGCTTCGCAGAGGTGGTCCTCGCCGACGGCCTTGCCGCCGGGGTGTTGGTGGCCGCCGGGGTGGCGGTGGGCAGTCCTCGGCTGGCGGCGTGGGGCGTGGCCGGCGCCGTCATCGCATTATCCCTGGAGACCAGTGTCCACGGGTTCGCAGCCGCGGGCACGGGCTTGGCCAGCTACTCCTCGGTGCTCGTGGCCATGGCGATAGGCGGGGTGTTCTGCCCGGAGTGGTCGACGGTGCGTCGAACGCTGGCCGTCGTAGCCGGTGCGCTGCTGGCCGTGGTGGTGACCTGGGGCTTCGCCGGCGTCGGGGTGGCAGCGTTTACCTGGCCCTTCGTGCTAGTCACGTGGGCTGCATGCGGTGTCTACCGGGCGTCGAACGGCGCATCGGTGAGTGCTTAA
- a CDS encoding DUF3558 domain-containing protein → MTLPPTHLLTGRARRRRRIVAALTLLALLPVVGCQDASYSKVTNTELPPGIYLNGDFVELTIRDPNGPEQEWIDPCNEIPEEVLEELGLKRGKRSGGKWFGMDGCTGNPSVKISGKTSLETEQIMLSLTAGPTPYHQFLNDPNRVESQSLKDLPDALFRKFDQQCDIVVDTRRGIFIVGAGSLVRGATDEGYCQMATRAFYKIYNSLREKK, encoded by the coding sequence GTGACGCTTCCACCTACTCACTTACTCACCGGACGTGCGAGGCGAAGGCGACGCATCGTTGCGGCGCTCACGTTGCTGGCGCTGTTGCCGGTGGTGGGCTGCCAAGACGCTTCCTACTCAAAGGTCACCAACACGGAACTACCGCCGGGCATCTACCTCAACGGCGACTTCGTTGAACTCACCATCCGCGACCCGAACGGCCCGGAACAGGAATGGATCGACCCCTGCAACGAGATACCCGAGGAGGTACTCGAGGAACTCGGGCTGAAGCGCGGAAAACGCTCAGGCGGAAAATGGTTCGGCATGGACGGGTGCACGGGTAATCCTTCCGTCAAAATTTCTGGAAAGACCAGCCTTGAGACCGAGCAAATCATGCTCAGCCTCACTGCGGGGCCAACGCCGTACCATCAGTTTCTCAACGACCCGAACCGCGTTGAATCGCAGTCACTCAAGGATCTCCCAGACGCCTTATTCCGAAAATTCGATCAACAATGCGACATAGTCGTCGATACTCGGAGAGGCATTTTCATAGTCGGGGCCGGAAGCCTCGTCCGGGGCGCGACGGATGAAGGCTACTGCCAGATGGCAACCAGAGCCTTCTACAAGATCTACAACTCACTAAGGGAAAAGAAATGA
- the pntB gene encoding Re/Si-specific NAD(P)(+) transhydrogenase subunit beta, giving the protein MTALSFAADAALWVDRLTTIAYLIAALLFILALAGLSKQDTAQRGNSFGVWGMGLALVATVAKALTQSATHPGDFRSPLVTLILIALAMGIGAAIGIPKAKKVEMTGMPELIALLHSFVGLAAVLIGFNSFLAPHGVSEEMAAFHLGEVFLGIFIGAVTFTGSIVAYLKLSAKISGAPLTLPGRNLLNLAAIVVSLVFMVVFIVSGGDGVWAWVAIIVMTVLALALGVHMVAAIGGGDMPVVVSMLNSYSGWAAAAAGFMLSNPLLIITGALVGSSGAYLSYIMCKAMNRSFISVILGGFGSDGGSAAADDRDYGTHTETTAAEVAALLAGAKKVMITPGYGMAVAQAQYPVAELTSRLRAQGVDVTFGIHPVAGRLPGHMNVLLAEAKVPYDIVLEMDEVNDDFADIDVVLVIGANDTVNPIAYEPGSPIAGMPVLKVWEAEKVIVFKRSMGAGYAGVQNPLFFNENTDMLLGDAKASVLAISEAL; this is encoded by the coding sequence ATGACTGCTCTTTCGTTCGCGGCCGACGCCGCCCTGTGGGTCGATAGGCTCACCACCATCGCCTACCTCATCGCCGCCTTGCTGTTCATCCTCGCGCTGGCGGGGCTGAGCAAGCAGGACACCGCCCAGCGTGGCAACAGCTTCGGCGTGTGGGGCATGGGCCTTGCGCTCGTGGCCACCGTCGCCAAGGCGCTCACCCAGTCCGCCACCCACCCCGGTGACTTCCGCAGCCCGCTGGTCACCCTCATCCTCATCGCCCTGGCCATGGGCATCGGCGCCGCCATCGGCATCCCCAAGGCCAAGAAGGTGGAGATGACCGGCATGCCGGAGCTCATCGCGCTGCTGCACAGCTTCGTCGGCCTGGCCGCGGTGCTCATCGGCTTCAACTCCTTCCTCGCCCCGCACGGCGTGAGCGAGGAGATGGCCGCCTTCCACCTCGGTGAGGTGTTCCTCGGCATCTTCATCGGCGCCGTGACCTTCACCGGCTCCATCGTCGCCTACCTCAAGCTGTCCGCCAAGATCTCCGGCGCGCCGCTGACCCTGCCGGGTCGCAACCTGCTCAACCTGGCGGCCATCGTCGTCTCGCTGGTGTTCATGGTCGTGTTCATCGTTTCCGGCGGCGACGGCGTGTGGGCGTGGGTCGCCATCATCGTCATGACCGTGCTGGCGCTCGCACTCGGCGTGCACATGGTTGCGGCCATCGGCGGCGGCGACATGCCCGTCGTGGTGTCCATGCTCAACTCCTACTCGGGCTGGGCCGCGGCGGCCGCCGGCTTCATGCTGTCCAACCCGCTGCTCATCATCACCGGCGCGCTGGTGGGCTCCTCCGGTGCCTACCTGTCCTACATCATGTGCAAGGCGATGAACCGCTCCTTCATCTCCGTGATCCTGGGCGGTTTCGGCTCCGACGGCGGCAGCGCCGCGGCCGACGACCGCGACTACGGCACCCACACCGAGACCACCGCGGCGGAGGTCGCGGCCCTGCTCGCCGGTGCGAAGAAGGTCATGATTACCCCGGGTTACGGCATGGCCGTCGCCCAGGCGCAGTACCCCGTCGCTGAGCTCACGTCCCGGCTGCGCGCTCAGGGTGTGGACGTCACCTTCGGCATCCACCCCGTGGCCGGCCGCCTGCCAGGCCACATGAACGTGCTCCTCGCCGAAGCGAAGGTGCCGTACGACATCGTCCTCGAAATGGACGAGGTCAACGATGACTTCGCCGACATCGACGTCGTGCTCGTCATCGGCGCTAATGACACGGTCAACCCCATCGCCTACGAGCCCGGCTCCCCCATCGCCGGTATGCCGGTGCTCAAGGTGTGGGAAGCCGAGAAGGTCATTGTGTTCAAGCGCTCCATGGGCGCCGGCTACGCGGGCGTGCAAAACCCGCTGTTCTTCAACGAGAACACGGACATGCTCCTCGGCGACGCTAAGGCCTCCGTCCTGGCGATCAGCGAGGCGCTCTAA
- a CDS encoding Re/Si-specific NAD(P)(+) transhydrogenase subunit alpha, which yields MLIGIPVEESPGQTLVSATPDTVGKLIKLGYDVHVQRGAGDNAAFPDHLYEAAGATIVDDVWSTADIVTTVDTPTEERRAAMKPQATLISRLAPGRNDALVAEFAERDLTALAMDAVPRISRAQSMDVLSSMANVGGYRAVIEAAAHFGRLFTGQVTAAGKVPPATVYVIGAGVAGLAAIGTANSLGAIVKATDLRPETAEQVESMGAEFVAIPAETEESEDGYAKEMTADQAQAAAKLYAEQSAKADIVITTANIPGRKSPVLLTADDVAAMKPGSVIVDMAAANGGNCELTRPGEVYTTEGGVTIIGYTELTRRLPSQSSQLYGQNIVNLLKLMTPGKDGELVIDLDDEIVRGITVAHQKDILWPPPPVKVSAAPAATPAEPAAAAAEPAEEPAKSGTWKLIAGALVLALLLASPLVVMGHYMVLLLAIVVGFYVITAVTHSLHTPLMSETNAISGIILVGALLQVGSANLAVTILSFIAIVVASINIFGGFTVTHRMLDMFRKEA from the coding sequence GTGCTCATCGGCATTCCCGTCGAGGAGTCACCAGGGCAAACCCTGGTCTCAGCCACTCCGGACACCGTAGGAAAGCTCATCAAGCTCGGCTACGATGTCCACGTCCAGCGGGGAGCCGGCGACAACGCCGCCTTCCCCGATCACCTCTACGAAGCTGCCGGCGCCACCATCGTCGACGATGTCTGGTCCACCGCCGACATCGTCACCACCGTCGACACTCCCACCGAGGAGCGTCGAGCCGCCATGAAGCCGCAGGCCACGCTCATTTCGCGTCTCGCTCCGGGCCGCAACGACGCCCTCGTCGCCGAGTTCGCCGAACGCGACCTGACGGCCTTGGCGATGGACGCCGTGCCGCGCATCTCTCGCGCGCAGTCGATGGACGTGCTGTCCTCCATGGCAAACGTGGGCGGCTACCGCGCCGTCATCGAAGCCGCCGCCCACTTCGGACGTCTGTTCACCGGCCAGGTCACCGCCGCCGGTAAGGTCCCGCCCGCCACCGTGTACGTCATCGGCGCAGGTGTGGCCGGACTGGCTGCCATCGGCACGGCGAACTCGCTGGGCGCCATCGTTAAGGCCACCGACCTGCGCCCTGAGACCGCCGAGCAGGTGGAGTCCATGGGCGCCGAGTTCGTCGCCATCCCTGCCGAGACCGAGGAGTCCGAGGACGGCTACGCCAAGGAGATGACCGCCGACCAGGCGCAGGCAGCGGCGAAACTGTACGCCGAGCAGTCCGCGAAGGCCGACATCGTCATCACCACCGCGAACATCCCGGGCCGCAAGTCCCCGGTGCTGCTCACTGCCGACGACGTTGCCGCCATGAAGCCCGGCAGCGTCATCGTCGACATGGCCGCGGCCAACGGCGGCAACTGCGAGCTCACCCGCCCCGGCGAGGTGTACACCACCGAAGGCGGGGTGACCATCATCGGCTACACCGAGCTCACCCGCCGCCTGCCGTCGCAATCCTCGCAGCTCTATGGGCAGAACATCGTTAACCTGCTCAAGCTCATGACCCCGGGCAAGGATGGCGAGCTCGTCATCGACCTCGACGACGAAATCGTGCGCGGCATCACCGTCGCCCACCAGAAGGACATCCTGTGGCCCCCGCCGCCAGTGAAGGTCTCCGCCGCTCCGGCGGCGACACCTGCGGAACCAGCTGCGGCCGCCGCCGAGCCGGCTGAGGAGCCGGCGAAGTCCGGCACGTGGAAGCTCATCGCGGGCGCGCTCGTCCTCGCGCTGCTGCTGGCCAGCCCCCTGGTGGTCATGGGCCACTACATGGTGCTGCTGCTGGCCATCGTGGTGGGCTTCTACGTCATCACCGCGGTCACGCACTCCCTGCACACGCCGCTGATGAGTGAGACGAACGCCATCTCGGGCATCATCCTGGTCGGTGCGCTGCTGCAGGTCGGCTCCGCCAACCTGGCGGTGACCATCTTGTCCTTCATCGCCATCGTGGTGGCATCCATCAACATCTTCGGCGGGTTCACTGTCACCCACCGCATGCTCGACATGTTCCGGAAGGAGGCCTAA
- the hisN gene encoding histidinol-phosphatase, which translates to MTTFADDLALALQLADAADAITTERFEATDLKVSTKPDMTPVSEADLAVEEQLRALLKEKRPLDAVLGEEFGGDATFEGRQWVIDPIDGTKNYVRGVPVWATLIALLDDGVPVVGVVSAPALGRRWYAAVGTGAWRVLTGGSPKRLAVSEVGELADASLSFSSLSGWAERGLRENFLGLSDSVWRLRGYGDFFSYCLVAEGSVDIAAEPEVSLWDLAALSVLVTEAGGRFSSLTGEDGPHGGDAVASNGRLHDAALAALTDR; encoded by the coding sequence ATGACAACCTTTGCCGATGATCTTGCCTTGGCGCTGCAACTAGCCGACGCTGCCGACGCGATCACCACCGAGCGATTCGAAGCCACCGACCTGAAGGTGTCCACCAAACCAGACATGACCCCCGTGTCGGAGGCCGACCTGGCCGTGGAAGAGCAATTGCGCGCCCTGCTCAAGGAGAAGCGCCCGCTCGACGCCGTCCTCGGCGAGGAGTTCGGTGGCGACGCCACCTTCGAGGGCCGTCAGTGGGTCATCGACCCCATCGACGGCACCAAGAACTACGTCCGCGGGGTGCCGGTGTGGGCCACCCTCATTGCCTTGCTCGACGACGGGGTGCCCGTCGTCGGCGTCGTCTCCGCCCCGGCGCTGGGTCGACGGTGGTACGCCGCCGTCGGCACCGGTGCCTGGCGGGTGCTCACCGGCGGTTCGCCGAAGCGACTCGCCGTCTCCGAGGTCGGTGAGCTGGCCGACGCCTCGCTGTCCTTTTCCTCCCTCTCCGGGTGGGCAGAGCGCGGTCTGCGCGAGAACTTCCTCGGCCTGAGCGACTCCGTGTGGCGGCTGCGTGGCTACGGCGACTTCTTCTCCTACTGCCTCGTCGCCGAGGGCTCCGTGGACATCGCCGCTGAGCCGGAGGTGTCGCTGTGGGACCTGGCCGCCCTGAGCGTGCTGGTCACCGAGGCCGGCGGGCGTTTTAGCAGCCTGACCGGTGAGGACGGGCCGCACGGCGGGGACGCCGTGGCCAGCAACGGACGCCTGCACGACGCCGCGCTCGCAGCGCTCACTGATCGATAG
- a CDS encoding inositol monophosphatase family protein: MTDATALIDSFTAAHAADSDEDLARALVHDAGQLADRMRAQGLTTDYKTSISDVVTEADRTAEAFVAGVLSALRPGDGLLGEEGASRASTSGRTWVIDPVDGTYNFTSGFSYYCSALALVEGDPLAPDALLFGAVHRPTPATTYFGGPGIPTTVNGEPVAPLTPRRMAETSLVTYLHPGTMNPGPVRDTWLAVAGQFATLRMFGAGSVDLSLVATGHAGAWIQRAGAVWDWWPGKALVEGAGGAARRVEAGGTAWLVAGSTAIVDEIAAAFAAVDAQ; this comes from the coding sequence ATGACCGACGCCACCGCCCTCATCGACTCCTTCACCGCCGCCCACGCCGCTGACAGCGACGAAGACCTCGCCCGCGCCCTCGTCCATGATGCCGGCCAGCTCGCCGACCGGATGCGAGCTCAGGGCCTGACCACCGATTACAAGACCTCCATCTCCGATGTCGTCACCGAAGCCGATCGCACCGCCGAGGCCTTCGTCGCCGGCGTGCTCTCCGCGCTGCGCCCCGGCGACGGACTGCTCGGCGAGGAAGGCGCCTCCCGCGCGTCGACCAGCGGCCGAACCTGGGTCATCGACCCCGTCGACGGCACCTATAACTTCACCTCCGGATTCAGCTACTACTGCTCCGCCCTGGCCCTGGTCGAGGGCGACCCCCTGGCCCCCGACGCGCTACTCTTCGGCGCCGTCCACCGCCCCACGCCGGCCACCACCTATTTCGGCGGTCCCGGCATCCCCACCACCGTCAACGGTGAGCCCGTCGCCCCGCTGACCCCGCGTCGGATGGCCGAGACGTCGCTCGTGACCTACCTGCACCCCGGGACCATGAACCCCGGCCCGGTGCGAGACACCTGGCTGGCCGTCGCCGGCCAATTCGCCACGCTGCGGATGTTCGGCGCCGGATCCGTGGATCTGTCGCTGGTGGCCACGGGCCACGCCGGTGCCTGGATCCAGCGCGCCGGCGCGGTGTGGGACTGGTGGCCGGGCAAGGCGCTCGTCGAAGGCGCCGGCGGGGCGGCTCGACGCGTCGAGGCCGGCGGCACCGCGTGGTTGGTGGCGGGCTCGACGGCCATCGTCGACGAGATCGCGGCGGCTTTTGCCGCCGTGGACGCTCAGTGA
- the prfB gene encoding peptide chain release factor 2 encodes MRPETSSKIADLDATVTTIEKVMDLDELDARVRELEQQAADPSLWDDPEHAQEVTTELASVQARLRKVRELRQRVEDLPVMYELGEEEGDVSLADAELAELTQAVESLEVTTMLSGEYDAREAVINIRSGAGGVDAADWAEMLMRMYIRWAEKSGARVDVLDTSYAEEAGIKSATFIVHGEYMYGTLSVEQGAHRLVRISPFDNQGRRQTSFAEVEVLPVVEKTDHIEVPDTDIRVDVYRSSGPGGQSVNTTDSAVRITHLPTGIVVTCQNEKSQIQNKASALGVLQAKLLERKRQEEKAELDALGAGGNASWGNQMRSYVLHPYQMVKDLRNNYEVSDPQKVLDGDLDGFLEAGIRWRMAQQNGE; translated from the coding sequence ATGCGACCCGAGACCAGCTCAAAAATTGCCGACCTTGACGCCACCGTCACCACCATCGAAAAGGTGATGGACCTCGACGAGCTGGATGCCAGGGTGCGCGAGTTGGAGCAGCAGGCGGCGGATCCGTCGTTGTGGGATGATCCCGAGCACGCCCAGGAGGTCACCACCGAATTAGCGAGCGTGCAGGCACGGTTGCGTAAGGTTCGCGAGCTGCGCCAGCGCGTGGAGGACCTGCCGGTGATGTACGAGCTCGGCGAGGAGGAAGGCGACGTTTCCCTGGCCGACGCGGAGCTGGCGGAGCTCACCCAGGCCGTGGAGTCCCTGGAGGTCACCACCATGCTCTCGGGGGAGTACGACGCCCGCGAGGCGGTCATCAACATCCGCTCCGGCGCGGGCGGTGTCGACGCCGCCGACTGGGCCGAGATGCTCATGCGCATGTACATCCGGTGGGCGGAGAAGAGCGGCGCCCGCGTGGACGTGCTGGACACCTCCTACGCGGAGGAGGCGGGCATTAAGTCCGCCACGTTCATCGTCCACGGGGAGTACATGTACGGCACTCTGTCGGTGGAGCAGGGCGCGCACCGGCTCGTGCGCATCAGCCCCTTTGATAACCAGGGGCGGCGCCAGACCTCCTTCGCCGAGGTGGAGGTGCTGCCCGTGGTGGAAAAGACCGACCATATCGAGGTCCCGGACACGGACATTAGGGTGGATGTCTACCGTTCCTCCGGCCCCGGCGGGCAGAGCGTGAACACGACGGACTCGGCGGTGCGGATCACGCACCTGCCCACCGGCATCGTGGTGACCTGCCAGAACGAGAAGTCCCAGATCCAAAACAAGGCCTCCGCCCTGGGAGTGCTTCAGGCCAAGCTCCTAGAGCGCAAGCGCCAGGAGGAGAAGGCGGAGCTCGACGCGCTGGGTGCCGGCGGCAACGCCTCCTGGGGTAACCAGATGCGCTCTTATGTTCTGCACCCCTACCAGATGGTGAAAGACCTGCGGAATAACTACGAGGTGTCGGATCCGCAGAAGGTGCTCGACGGGGACCTGGATGGTTTCCTAGAGGCAGGCATCCGGTGGCGGATGGCCCAGCAGAACGGAGAGTAA
- a CDS encoding cell division ATP-binding protein FtsE yields the protein MTKSFATSTRPALDHIDLSIDAGEFVFLIGPSGSGKSTLLNVLTREENIDSGAVHFADMRVDELRGAQVAQLRRRIGYVFQDFRLLPRLSVYDNVAFAQKVIGRPAADITAAVPEALAMVGLDAKANRMPSELSGGERQRVAIARAVVNKPLAILADEPTGNLDPDTAEEIMALFTRIHAGGTTVVMSTHNARAVDQLRQRVVELHYGKIVRDDARGVYSTRGR from the coding sequence GTGACGAAGTCCTTTGCGACGTCGACCCGCCCGGCCCTGGACCACATCGATCTCAGCATCGACGCCGGGGAGTTCGTCTTCCTCATCGGCCCTTCGGGCTCGGGGAAGTCGACGCTGCTTAATGTGCTCACCCGCGAGGAGAATATCGATTCCGGGGCGGTGCACTTCGCCGACATGCGCGTCGATGAGCTGCGTGGCGCGCAGGTCGCGCAGCTGCGCCGTCGTATCGGGTATGTGTTCCAGGACTTTAGGCTGCTGCCGCGGCTAAGCGTTTACGACAACGTGGCTTTCGCCCAGAAGGTCATCGGCCGGCCCGCCGCTGACATCACCGCTGCGGTGCCGGAAGCGCTGGCCATGGTGGGCCTGGATGCGAAAGCGAACCGGATGCCCAGCGAGCTGTCCGGTGGCGAACGCCAGCGAGTCGCCATCGCCCGGGCCGTGGTCAACAAGCCGCTGGCGATCCTGGCCGACGAGCCCACCGGCAACCTGGACCCAGACACCGCCGAGGAGATCATGGCCCTCTTCACCCGAATCCACGCCGGCGGCACCACCGTGGTCATGTCCACGCACAATGCCCGGGCAGTGGATCAGCTGCGCCAGCGGGTGGTGGAGCTGCATTACGGCAAGATCGTGCGCGACGACGCCCGCGGTGTCTACTCCACCCGCGGCCGTTAA
- the ftsX gene encoding permease-like cell division protein FtsX encodes MTTGFVLREGLAGLRRNLTMTVALIITTAISLALLGVGVLVGQMTRDTKAMYLDQVEVLVQFDAAISAADAACTSPECAAVRDRLSSNEGVAEVTFSNQQQTFERFRELFAESDPVLVEQTSPGALPAELHVRLTDPTDASPLDGVAEMPGVLRIIDQSDDVRAATGHLDAIRNAAFALAVLQALAAVFLVSNMVALSAYHRREEVAIMRVVGATRAMTHAPFVVEAVLASVVGAILATVGVVLGNRLVAAPALSGLYDARIIARVTEADVLMVMPLVGVVGVVVAGLAAAGALRAYVRS; translated from the coding sequence ATGACTACCGGTTTTGTGCTCCGCGAGGGCTTGGCAGGCCTGCGCCGTAACCTCACCATGACCGTCGCCCTCATCATCACCACGGCCATCTCCCTGGCCCTGCTGGGGGTTGGCGTGCTGGTGGGGCAGATGACCAGGGACACCAAGGCCATGTACCTGGACCAGGTGGAGGTGCTCGTGCAATTCGATGCCGCCATCTCCGCCGCCGACGCCGCCTGCACCTCACCCGAGTGTGCCGCGGTGCGTGACCGCCTGAGCAGCAATGAGGGCGTGGCGGAGGTCACTTTTAGCAACCAGCAGCAGACGTTCGAGCGTTTCCGGGAGCTGTTCGCCGAGTCCGACCCGGTACTCGTCGAGCAGACCTCGCCCGGCGCCCTGCCCGCGGAACTGCATGTGCGTTTGACTGATCCCACCGACGCCTCCCCGCTGGACGGCGTGGCTGAGATGCCCGGTGTCTTAAGGATCATCGACCAAAGCGACGACGTCCGCGCCGCGACGGGACACCTCGACGCCATCCGCAACGCCGCCTTCGCCCTGGCCGTGCTCCAGGCACTCGCGGCTGTGTTCCTCGTGTCCAACATGGTGGCGTTGTCCGCGTACCACCGGCGCGAGGAGGTGGCGATCATGCGGGTGGTGGGCGCCACCCGCGCCATGACCCACGCCCCCTTTGTCGTCGAGGCAGTGCTGGCCAGCGTCGTCGGCGCGATCCTGGCCACGGTGGGCGTGGTGCTGGGCAACCGCCTCGTTGCCGCCCCCGCGCTGTCCGGTCTCTACGACGCCCGGATCATTGCCCGCGTTACCGAAGCCGACGTGCTCATGGTCATGCCCCTGGTGGGGGTGGTAGGGGTTGTCGTCGCCGGGCTGGCGGCCGCCGGTGCGCTGCGGGCATACGTGCGTTCCTAG
- the smpB gene encoding SsrA-binding protein SmpB, which produces MAKKKKKQAPGTIATNRKARHDYNILETYEAGIVLVGTEIKSLREGKASLVEAFATIDDGEVWLRNLHIPEYSMGHWTNHSPRRTRKLLLHRREIDSLYGKVRDGKRTLVPLSLYLKDGRLKVELALASGKQDYDKRQAIKRRTEEREVVRELGRKIKGINA; this is translated from the coding sequence ATGGCGAAGAAGAAAAAGAAGCAGGCCCCCGGCACTATCGCCACCAACCGTAAGGCGCGGCACGACTACAACATCCTCGAAACCTACGAGGCCGGCATCGTGCTCGTAGGCACCGAGATCAAGTCCCTGCGCGAGGGCAAGGCGTCCCTCGTCGAGGCCTTCGCCACCATCGACGACGGCGAGGTGTGGTTGCGCAACCTCCACATCCCCGAATACTCCATGGGGCACTGGACCAACCATTCCCCCCGTCGCACCCGCAAGCTGCTGCTGCACCGCCGGGAGATTGACTCTCTCTACGGCAAGGTCCGCGACGGCAAGCGCACCCTCGTCCCGCTGTCGCTTTACCTCAAGGACGGCCGGCTCAAAGTGGAGTTGGCACTGGCCAGCGGCAAGCAAGACTACGACAAGCGCCAGGCGATCAAGCGCCGCACGGAGGAACGCGAAGTCGTGCGCGAGCTCGGGCGCAAGATCAAGGGCATTAACGCCTAG
- a CDS encoding SDR family oxidoreductase: protein MKTILVTGASRGIGRAIAEELGRDYRILVGSTTPAGADEVVAQLPNAEAFVADLTDEHAVARAVADTGLDKEGSLDAVVHSAGVLERRPIEQLTMADWRASFAINVFAVAELTRLLLPALRSTRGTVVTINSGSGLHSGVGQAIYAGTKHALVAFTDALREEELGRIRVTSVHPGRVDTDMQRQLRRAEGFADADYDGAAWAKPASIARAVRLAVDMPQDATVPMVRVNPSGLGR from the coding sequence GTGAAAACGATTCTGGTGACCGGGGCGTCACGAGGCATTGGGCGAGCGATCGCCGAGGAGCTAGGCCGAGACTACCGGATCCTCGTAGGCTCGACGACGCCCGCCGGTGCCGACGAGGTGGTGGCTCAACTGCCGAACGCCGAGGCTTTCGTGGCCGACCTCACCGACGAGCACGCCGTTGCCCGCGCAGTGGCCGACACCGGGCTAGATAAGGAAGGCTCCCTCGACGCGGTAGTGCATTCGGCCGGGGTGCTGGAACGACGCCCAATTGAGCAGTTAACGATGGCGGATTGGCGGGCGTCCTTCGCGATCAACGTCTTTGCCGTCGCGGAGTTGACCCGCCTGCTGCTGCCGGCGCTGCGCTCCACGCGCGGCACCGTGGTGACCATCAATTCCGGATCAGGTCTGCATTCCGGGGTGGGGCAGGCCATCTACGCCGGCACAAAGCACGCCCTCGTGGCGTTCACCGACGCCCTGCGAGAGGAAGAACTGGGCCGCATCCGGGTAACCTCCGTCCACCCGGGGCGAGTGGATACGGACATGCAGCGGCAGCTTCGCCGCGCGGAGGGCTTCGCCGACGCCGACTATGACGGTGCCGCGTGGGCCAAGCCAGCCTCGATCGCGCGCGCGGTGCGCCTGGCTGTAGACATGCCACAAGATGCGACCGTTCCCATGGTGCGGGTCAACCCCTCGGGGCTGGGAAGGTGA
- a CDS encoding phospholipase A2 — MLHDYCSYSPDWLGTADFRGACALHDLCYQAVNNKVGSHHDCNLAFLADLRKVCDGQTYGRVQFRNAARTYYRVVNSINP, encoded by the coding sequence ATGTTACATGACTACTGCTCATATTCCCCGGATTGGCTGGGTACTGCCGACTTTCGTGGCGCATGCGCCCTTCACGACTTATGCTATCAGGCAGTCAATAACAAGGTTGGGTCACATCACGACTGCAATCTGGCTTTCCTGGCAGACCTAAGGAAAGTGTGTGACGGTCAGACTTATGGGAGGGTCCAATTCCGTAATGCGGCGCGGACTTATTACCGTGTGGTAAATAGTATAAATCCCTAG